TGCAGCCGATCGTGCCATCGAGTGCGATGTAGGCGAGGTCAAACTCCTTCGCCATCACCTCATTCTTCGAGTACTGTGTCGAGTCGTAGTAGGCCGCAAGGTGCGGGTGGCGGAAGAGAGCGTTGTCGTCGATTCCAAACTTAGCATCTAGCGCCCAGAGATTTCCCTCGGGATCCTCCACGAGCGGGTTGATCTCCAAAAGGGAGCCATCATTCTCGATGAAGGCCTTTGCGACGCCTTGAGCTATGTGTCTTCCCTGTTTTGCTGTCTCTCCACTCCAGCCCATGAAGTTGCAGAGGCGCAGAAGATGAAAGGACTTCATGCTGCCATCAAATCCGATGGGAAGAGTTAAAATCTTCTCTGGATGGGCCTCTGCCACCTCTTCGATCTCAACTCCCCCTTCGGGAGAGGCGATAAGCACAGGTCTTGCTCTGTCGCGATCGATCACAGCGCCCAGGTAGTACTCCTTCTTGATCTCAAGCGGTTTGGAGACGAGCACCTTGTGTGCAACAACCCCCTCCTTCCCCGTCTGATTATTCACCATCTTCATGCCGATGAGCTTCGAGGCGACAGACGCGATCTCTTGAGGCGTCTTTGCAAACTTCACACCGCCCGCCTTTCCCCTTCCACCCGCATGCACCTGAATCTTGATCACAGCCTCTTTTAGGCCGAGCTCCTTAACCAGCTGCTCCACCTCTTTCACACTGCCCGCCACTCCAAATGGAGGAATCGGGATGTGGTAGCGGGACAAGATCTCTTTGGCTTGATACTCGTGAATATTCATCTTGAACTCAAAAATTTAATTCGTTTCGTTATAGTAAGTGTTAAAATTCTTTATCTGATAGAATCACATTTCTATCAAGGTGTATCGCATGGTATTGGGTTTTCTTAAATCGAGTTTCCAAAAAGTCAAGTCGGCTCTTTCAAAAACGCGCTCCCTGCTGGGAGGAAAGATCCGCGCACTCTTTGGGCAGCCCTGGGATGAGAAGACCTTTGAAGAGCTCGAGGCCATTCTGTATGAAGCCGATCTAGGCTCTGTCTGCGTGCAAGAGTTTGTCGAGCACGCCAAACACTTCCTGCGCAAAAATGCCGATGCGCCCAAAGAGGAGCTGATCACCTCCATGCGCGATCTCGCCTTGAAAATACTGGAGGCTCCCGCGAAGGTGACGCCGCAAGCACCAAAAGCAGGAGAGCCTCTGGTGATTCTGATTGTGGGGGTAAATGGAAGCGGAAAGACGACCAGCATTGCCAAGCTTGCCAAGCAGTTTCAAGTGCAGAACAAGAAGGTGCTTCTGGGGGCTGGCGACACATTTAGAGCTGCAGCCATCGAGCAGCTAACCACCTGGTCTGAACGTCTCGGTTGCGAAATCGTAAAGTCTCAACCTGGCAGCGACCCTTCAGCAGTGGCTTTTGACGCCCTCACCGCTGCAAAAGCGCGCGGAGCAGATGTTGTCATCATCGACACGGCTGGAAGGCTTCAGAATAAGACCGAGCTCATGCGCGAGCTGGAGAAGATGCGCAAGGTCTGTGCAAAAGTCGTTTCCACAGCGCCACACGAGACGCTCCTCGTTCTCGACTCTACCACCGGCCAGAACGCCGTCGATCAGGCCACCGTCTTCCACCAGTTCACTCCCTTAACCGGCATCATCCTCGCTAAGCTCGATGGCTCCGCAAAGGGCGGCATCGCACTCTCCATCACCAAGCAGCTCGGCATCCCCATCCGCTGGATTGGGGTCGGCGAGAAGATGGAGGACCTCCTCCCCTTCGACCGCGAAGCCTACGCAAACGCCCTCTTCAGCATTGAATGAAGCTATTGTCTGCGAAAACGTGGCGTAACCACTTCCACACACTGAAGCTTTGTACAGCTCTTTTTTATCACGTCTAGATCATGGCTCTTACATAAGCGATCGTCCATTTTCAATGTGGTCAGCTGCGTTCCATGCCTTGTGATGGCTTCCAAGAGCAGCGCTGCCCCTTCAATGTGAACGCCATCAGCTCTCACTTCGACGTACTTGCCCATGCTAATGCTAATATCTAAAAAGGTTAACTTAGGAAGACTTTTAACCAGATGGGTCACATCTTGGGCGCTAATCCCCCAACATTTGTGGAGATCTACCGACGTGAGAGAAGGAGTTTGAGCAAGCGCCTTCATTGCATTTTTCTCAACAACATCAGACCAGTTATCTCGAAGAGATACCCTTTTTAATTTACGCATTTGAGAGAGAAGATAGCCCATCTGCTCATCGTCTAAAGAGTAGCACCCGTCAAAAGAGAAAGTAGTGATCCCAGAACATTTTTGCGCAAGTGACATGAGAAGCGCGCCGCCAACATATGTATATCTGTAATCATCATCTCCTTGATTAGGAGCCTGCCAAAAATCATCAGAAAGGCGGAGCTCTGTTAAAGACGCAGGTCTTTCTGTAAGAATGCGATCAACATATTGCAACTGATAGTCTCCCTGTTTTAAGCTCTCAAAACAGGTTAAATTGCTCATCTTGCCTAAGAGGTGAGAAACTTCTCTCCAGGGAGTTCCTATGCTTTCTCTCGTAAATTTATCGTAAGGAAGAAATCCACGATAAGTGATAGTGCGTGGCTGCCTCAAGATGAGTTCAAAGACTCTTTTTGCTGACTGTCTAAAATCGTAACACACAGGTAAAGTTCCTGCGAAGTCGCTTGGAGAAAGAAAAGAGAGCGCTTTATCTAAGAGATCCCGAGGAAGATTCATTAACCTTGATTTAGAAGGCTCTCCTTTTTTGGGGGGAGGAGCTTCTTTCTCCACCTTTAAGCGCTTACTACTGCTTCTGAGCACCATTCTTGTCGAACTTGCACCACTTACTGCTGTCATAGTTCCCTCATTAAAAAATCTATAATATTGTAAATTATAATATATTACATTTCAACACATAACGTAATTAACTTATCTTTAATATATTAAACATCCACCACAACCACATTATAATTAAAATAATTATTTTACTTTTGACACCTACAATTCCCCTAGCTAAGTAGTTCTTTAAACGGAGAAGTTGAGAGAGGATTAACCGCGGAAGCGGTGACATTTGCTAGCCCCGCATGGAGCGAAGCGGAACGTGGGGAAGAGAATCCTGCCCACACACACCAGAGCCGGCGGTAGCGGCGAAATAAACCTCTTTCCCTGATGTCAAGATGAAAACCAAATGTTCCAGTTATGTAACAAAAAGACCCATTCATCTTGTGCGGGTGTTTTTATTACATACTACTCTTGAGTCAAAATAAGCCTTCTCGAACGCTCATCAAAACTGGATAAATTGTCTTCCGTGTATATACACACCGTGATTTCTCTTTTAAAATCACTCTCTCTATCAGGAATGTGTTCGTGGTGGTGTGCTTTATTATTTAAGAGCAGCTCAAGAGAATCCTTTAATTCCCGAGCCTCTTCAGGCGTTAAATAAAGCGTAACCTTATCGAATTTCTTCTCTGAATTTAGGTCGTAGATTCTCATAATTCACAAAATCTGTTCATAAACGCGAAAAACAGGCTTCGCATCTCCTGGATTGTCTTTGCGATACTGTTCAGCAAACTGCTTAACTATGCGAATTGCGACAGCAGACGCAGTTACATCTCTTTCTGTTATTTGCAGATCTTTTCTTTCGAAAGAGACCCTATTATTTTCAAGCACGGGATAGACCCCGCTCTCTTCTTGGTCTTTTGCTTCCCAAATTTGAGAAACCGTCTTGTACTGATTCGGCTGAACTGCAACCTCTCCAAACACTCGAATAGCACCCTCAGCTCTATCTTGACCTCCTTCGATAGATATCAGTATCGAAGAGGAGTTGGCAGCGGAGTCAAGATCACATTCAGAGATCTTTACTATTT
Above is a genomic segment from Chlamydiales bacterium containing:
- the sucC gene encoding ADP-forming succinate--CoA ligase subunit beta — its product is MNIHEYQAKEILSRYHIPIPPFGVAGSVKEVEQLVKELGLKEAVIKIQVHAGGRGKAGGVKFAKTPQEIASVASKLIGMKMVNNQTGKEGVVAHKVLVSKPLEIKKEYYLGAVIDRDRARPVLIASPEGGVEIEEVAEAHPEKILTLPIGFDGSMKSFHLLRLCNFMGWSGETAKQGRHIAQGVAKAFIENDGSLLEINPLVEDPEGNLWALDAKFGIDDNALFRHPHLAAYYDSTQYSKNEVMAKEFDLAYIALDGTIGCMVNGAGLAMATMDIINYYGMKPANFLDVGGSATKEKISEGFKILLLDPQVKGILVNIFGGIMNCATLAEGIIHAASELALKVPLIVRMEGTHVEEGKRLLKESGLPITTADTLEEAAKKSVAAVKGV
- the ftsY gene encoding signal recognition particle-docking protein FtsY, translated to MVLGFLKSSFQKVKSALSKTRSLLGGKIRALFGQPWDEKTFEELEAILYEADLGSVCVQEFVEHAKHFLRKNADAPKEELITSMRDLALKILEAPAKVTPQAPKAGEPLVILIVGVNGSGKTTSIAKLAKQFQVQNKKVLLGAGDTFRAAAIEQLTTWSERLGCEIVKSQPGSDPSAVAFDALTAAKARGADVVIIDTAGRLQNKTELMRELEKMRKVCAKVVSTAPHETLLVLDSTTGQNAVDQATVFHQFTPLTGIILAKLDGSAKGGIALSITKQLGIPIRWIGVGEKMEDLLPFDREAYANALFSIE